A portion of the Eubacterium maltosivorans genome contains these proteins:
- a CDS encoding GTP-binding protein, which translates to MNTLPKLFLFSGFLGSGKTTLLNRTARYLTEKGYKIAMIINEAGETGVDNLYMKKKGYTVKELFGGCICCTLAQNLREMVLDLNEHYSLDAILMEPSGTASPKALYKPLCQAGYTEDSIHHISILDPLRIEMFLSILEPLLEESLPLAEGIVQNKIDAATPEMLSFSDEIRNRFNRAAPVYRMNLLEGLSDTYCSYLDAVLSADTPS; encoded by the coding sequence ATGAACACTTTACCGAAGCTTTTCCTTTTTTCAGGATTTCTGGGTTCAGGAAAAACGACCCTGCTGAACCGTACGGCCCGTTATCTGACTGAAAAAGGATATAAAATTGCCATGATCATCAACGAGGCTGGAGAAACCGGCGTGGATAACCTGTATATGAAGAAAAAGGGCTATACGGTCAAAGAGCTTTTCGGCGGCTGTATCTGCTGTACACTGGCCCAAAATCTTAGAGAAATGGTTCTGGACTTAAATGAGCACTACAGCCTTGACGCCATTCTTATGGAACCCTCTGGTACCGCCAGCCCAAAAGCCCTTTATAAACCCCTGTGTCAGGCCGGCTATACGGAAGACTCTATCCATCACATCTCTATCCTCGACCCTCTGCGGATCGAAATGTTTCTCTCCATCCTGGAACCGCTCCTCGAGGAGTCTCTTCCTCTGGCGGAAGGCATCGTCCAAAATAAAATCGACGCCGCCACTCCTGAAATGTTAAGCTTTTCCGATGAAATAAGGAACCGTTTTAACAGGGCAGCCCCGGTGTACCGCATGAATTTACTGGAAGGGCTTTCCGATACCTATTGCAGTTATCTGGATGCGGTACTCTCAGCGGATACGCCCTCCTGA
- a CDS encoding putative ABC transporter permease yields the protein MIQTLKRTFRYWTASEEADKSGFAQGLCFYKLFWIFLLGCVLGVVVETLWCYWTRSCIESRSGVLYGPFNPVYGCGAVALTLGLQRISRKGPVWIFSGSMLLGGGVEYLCSLVQEMSFGTLSWEYSGTFMNLNGRTNLMFAFFWGALGLLWIQVFYPLLSKGVERIPKKPGIRLTWVLVIFMIVNMTVSGLAVARWSERVKGVPATNAVAVLIDQKYPDPLMKRVYPNMSFPADLQEGVSAESTASR from the coding sequence ATGATCCAGACATTAAAAAGAACCTTTAGATATTGGACCGCTTCGGAAGAGGCGGATAAGAGCGGCTTTGCCCAGGGACTGTGCTTTTACAAGCTGTTTTGGATTTTTCTGCTGGGGTGCGTTCTGGGTGTTGTTGTGGAAACCCTCTGGTGTTACTGGACACGATCCTGTATCGAGAGCCGCAGCGGTGTTCTCTACGGGCCTTTTAATCCGGTATATGGCTGTGGAGCTGTGGCACTGACGCTGGGGCTTCAACGGATTTCCCGAAAAGGGCCTGTGTGGATATTTTCAGGTAGTATGCTGCTGGGCGGCGGGGTTGAATATCTCTGCAGCCTGGTGCAGGAGATGAGCTTTGGGACACTGTCCTGGGAATACAGCGGCACTTTTATGAACCTAAACGGCAGAACAAATCTTATGTTTGCTTTTTTCTGGGGAGCCCTTGGGCTTTTATGGATACAGGTTTTTTATCCCCTGCTGTCAAAGGGCGTTGAACGAATCCCTAAAAAACCCGGTATCCGGCTGACCTGGGTATTGGTAATTTTTATGATCGTCAATATGACGGTTTCAGGCCTGGCGGTGGCGAGATGGTCTGAAAGAGTAAAAGGCGTGCCCGCGACAAACGCCGTAGCAGTTCTGATCGATCAGAAATATCCGGATCCGCTTATGAAGCGGGTTTATCCGAATATGTCTTTTCCGGCAGATCTTCAGGAGGGCGTATCCGCTGAGAGTACCGCATCCAGATAA
- a CDS encoding hybrid sensor histidine kinase/response regulator encodes MTQNTIEAILNNLSGTAIYVIRQDNHRILYFNDRVKEVTPDARIGSVCHELWNGTCANCPLPGLEDKEQNSTINYNDPFGEVVDISASKMMWEDKIPAVLISVTPHILTETERKAEERRDYLAAAALRVYELIISVDLCQNTYEIIGCDESSWFPDGEYGCYDDLLEYGIRSTHPSYSKALRETFGRENILKAFGGGKRELKLDLRQKDKDGTYHWMNTLLLRVGSAADKGKAILMLSQIDSRKRLEKEWEAFNAGVTTLFGECMLLNLEDGTYTTAKFDNSFPEFPVQGDFDSQNIEYCNALIHPEDREMFREAFSLESIRKSVAAGERVIVRELRRLSPDGIYRWTEMIGVLVIGAAVEEQTVVLTFRDMDDIRKEEERKRAALLDALNLAEQANNAKSDFLSRMSHDIRTPMNAIIGMASIAEANIGDTVKTEDCIHKIQASANFLLALINDILDMSKIESGKMTINREPFDLCGLVKELEAIIDEQAREKGQRFSVLVPAHMESEYYGDSLRLNQILMNLLSNAVKYTPDGGQITLRINEDRKKGKKSVMRFEVEDNGIGMSEEFLEHIYEPFKQDGNTGEKRQEGTGLGLSITRNLVHLMGGSISISSEPGKGSLFTVELPFVQEEGNWPEASSEKKKTDELEKTKGDFVGKRLLIVEDNPLNLEIAEILFGMEGFDIEAEEDGESAVRRFSISSEGYYDMILMDVRMPVMDGLEATKAIRKLDRPDAATIPILAMTANAFTEDIKATREAGMNGHLAKPLEMEVVLREIRKFI; translated from the coding sequence ATGACACAAAATACCATTGAAGCCATTCTTAATAACCTGAGTGGAACAGCGATCTATGTGATTCGTCAGGATAACCATCGAATATTATATTTTAATGACCGGGTAAAAGAAGTTACACCAGACGCCAGAATTGGATCGGTTTGCCATGAACTCTGGAATGGTACCTGTGCAAACTGCCCGCTCCCGGGACTTGAAGACAAAGAGCAGAACAGCACTATCAATTATAACGACCCTTTTGGTGAGGTGGTGGACATTTCTGCTTCAAAAATGATGTGGGAGGACAAAATCCCGGCTGTACTGATCTCGGTAACACCGCATATCTTAACTGAAACAGAGCGAAAGGCAGAGGAGAGAAGAGATTACCTTGCAGCGGCGGCACTCAGGGTTTATGAACTGATCATTTCTGTAGATTTGTGCCAGAATACCTATGAGATCATCGGCTGCGATGAGAGCAGCTGGTTTCCCGATGGAGAGTATGGCTGCTATGATGACCTGCTGGAGTATGGAATCCGGTCTACACATCCTTCCTACAGTAAGGCTTTGAGAGAAACCTTTGGCCGCGAAAACATTCTTAAAGCCTTTGGAGGCGGAAAGCGTGAGCTAAAGCTTGACCTCAGACAAAAAGATAAGGATGGCACATATCACTGGATGAATACGCTTCTGCTTCGCGTCGGCAGTGCCGCGGACAAAGGAAAGGCAATTTTGATGCTTTCCCAGATTGACAGCAGGAAACGCCTAGAGAAGGAATGGGAGGCTTTTAACGCGGGTGTTACCACGCTCTTTGGAGAGTGTATGCTCCTGAATCTGGAGGACGGCACTTATACAACCGCAAAGTTTGACAATTCCTTTCCAGAGTTCCCGGTGCAGGGGGATTTTGATTCTCAGAACATCGAGTATTGTAATGCCCTGATACACCCTGAAGATCGTGAAATGTTCCGGGAAGCCTTCTCGCTCGAGAGTATCCGAAAAAGCGTGGCGGCCGGGGAAAGGGTGATTGTCCGGGAATTGCGGCGGCTGTCGCCGGATGGGATTTACCGATGGACTGAGATGATTGGCGTTTTGGTAATAGGCGCGGCCGTAGAAGAGCAAACCGTGGTGCTGACCTTCCGGGATATGGACGATATCCGAAAGGAAGAGGAACGGAAGCGCGCTGCGCTTCTGGATGCCTTGAATCTGGCTGAGCAGGCCAACAACGCAAAATCAGATTTCCTCTCCAGAATGTCCCATGATATCCGGACGCCGATGAACGCCATTATCGGCATGGCCTCCATTGCCGAGGCCAATATTGGCGACACTGTAAAAACAGAGGACTGCATTCATAAAATTCAGGCTTCAGCCAATTTTCTGCTTGCTTTAATCAATGATATTTTGGATATGTCGAAGATTGAAAGCGGAAAAATGACCATCAACCGAGAGCCCTTTGACCTTTGTGGCCTTGTCAAGGAGCTGGAAGCTATCATCGACGAGCAGGCCAGAGAAAAGGGCCAGCGGTTCAGCGTGCTCGTGCCCGCGCATATGGAGTCAGAGTATTACGGTGACAGCCTGCGCCTTAACCAGATTTTGATGAACCTGCTCAGCAACGCAGTAAAGTACACACCCGATGGCGGCCAGATTACCCTCCGGATTAATGAAGACCGGAAAAAGGGTAAAAAGAGCGTGATGCGTTTTGAAGTTGAGGATAACGGCATTGGTATGTCTGAGGAATTTTTGGAGCATATATATGAACCCTTTAAGCAGGATGGAAACACAGGAGAAAAGAGACAGGAAGGAACAGGTCTGGGACTTTCAATTACCCGTAACCTTGTGCATCTGATGGGCGGGAGCATTTCCATCTCCAGCGAACCGGGCAAAGGAAGCTTATTTACAGTTGAACTGCCCTTTGTGCAGGAGGAGGGAAACTGGCCGGAGGCTTCCTCCGAAAAGAAAAAGACTGACGAGCTGGAAAAAACAAAAGGCGACTTTGTGGGGAAACGGCTTTTAATTGTAGAGGATAATCCGCTGAATCTGGAAATTGCTGAAATACTTTTCGGGATGGAAGGGTTTGATATTGAAGCTGAGGAGGATGGAGAAAGTGCAGTCCGCCGCTTTTCAATTTCGTCTGAAGGTTATTACGATATGATCCTGATGGATGTACGGATGCCGGTGATGGACGGGCTGGAAGCCACGAAGGCCATCCGGAAGCTGGACCGGCCAGACGCCGCTACAATCCCGATTTTAGCCATGACGGCCAATGCCTTTACGGAAGACATTAAGGCCACCCGGGAAGCCGGGATGAACGGCCATCTGGCGAAGCCGCTGGAAATGGAAGTCGTGCTTAGAGAAATACGGAAATTCATATAA